A region from the Haloarcula limicola genome encodes:
- a CDS encoding dodecin family protein → MTAVKIVKVLGTSEESWEDAAREAVAQASETIDDIHGIEVEDWTANVENGQITEYKTTVEVAFPVHEQQ, encoded by the coding sequence ATGACGGCAGTCAAGATAGTCAAGGTACTGGGCACGTCCGAGGAGTCCTGGGAGGACGCGGCCCGTGAGGCGGTCGCACAGGCCAGCGAGACCATCGACGACATCCACGGGATCGAGGTCGAGGACTGGACGGCCAACGTCGAGAACGGACAGATCACGGAGTACAAGACCACGGTCGAGGTGGCGTTCCCGGTCCACGAACAGCAGTGA